In Nocardioides sp. WS12, the DNA window CGGTCACCTTGTCCTTGGCGTCATCCAGAAAGCCCACGAGAAACCCCCAAGCGTTGATGGTCTGCGACCCACCGTTGGGTCGCTCGCGGCAACATTAGTCAGGCTTGCTCGCCCTTGTCGCCCTCGACCTTGCCGAGTGCATCCTTGGCCTTGCTGGTGGCGCCCTCGATCTTGTCGCTGAACTTGCCGCCGGTCTTGTCGTCGACGAAGCCCGCGACCTTGTCGATGCCGGCTTCGATCTTGTCGCCGTGCTCGGCAACCGCGTCGGTGGCCTTGTCCTTGGCGTCCTTGAACTTGTCCGTGAGGCTCATCGTGTTGCTCCTTCGTGAGTACCGCCGAGTCGGCCTGTCACCCACGGTGCTGGGGTGTGGCCCGGTTGTTGCCACACTAACCACATGCCGCAGCCGTTCAACACGTCGGAGATTCCGATCGTTGCGCTCGTCGGGCCCACCGCCAGCGGCAAGACGGCGCTGTCCCTCGATCTGGCTTCCGCGCTGCACGGAGAAATCGTCAACACCGATGCCATGCAGGTCTACCGCGGCATGGACATCGGTACGGCGAAGCTGCCGCTCGCCGAACGACGCGGGATCCCGCACCACCTGCTCGACACCCTCGAGATCCGCGACGTGGCCACGGTGTCGGACTTCCAGGCCTGGGCACGGGCGGCGATCGCGGACCTGCGCGCACGCGCGGTGACACCAGTCCTGGTGGGCGGATCGGGCCTCTACACGCGGGTGATCCTCGACCAGTTCGACTTTCCCGGGACCGACGTCGTGGTGCGGGAGCGGCTGGAGGCCGAGCTGGATCAGGTGGGTGCCGTGGCCATGAACGCCCGGCTGCGGGTGCTCGATCCCGTCGCCGCCGACCGGATCGGGGACAACGGGCGCCGGATCGTGCGGGCGCTCGAGGTGATCGAGTTGACCGGCGAGCCCTGGAGCGCGCGGCTCCCCGTGCAGGAGTACGCCGACCCGCACACGGTCCAGATCGGCGTCTCCATCGACCCGGCGATCCTCGAGGAACGGATCCGGCAACGGGTCCAGGAGATGTTCGACGAGGGCTTCGTCGCGGAGGTCGAGGAGCTGCTGGACCGAGGCCTGGCCGACGGACGCACGGCGCGGGTCGCGATCGGCTACCGCCAGGTGATGGCCGCGCTGGCGGGGGAGATGTCCCTCGAGGAGGCGCAGGAACGCACCTTCACCGCGACGCGCAAGTTTTCCCGCAAGCAGATGGCCTGGTGGAAGGCCGATCCCCGCATCACCTGGGTCGAGTACGACGACCCGGACCGGGTCGCGAAGGCGCTGGCCGCAGTGCGCAAGATCGGTCAAGCGCCCGGGTCCTGATCGGGACCACACTGGACCCCATGACCACGCCGCCGCCCCGCCCCGGACGGGATCGCCTGCGCGAACTCCTCGACGCGGTGCTCGACGAGGACAACCGGACGCTCGATCAGATGGCGGACGGCGCCTACGCGTCGCCGTACCACTTCAGCAGGGTGCTGGCCCGGGACGTCGGCGAGGCGCCCGTGGCGATGCGACGCCGGGTGATGCTCGAGCGGGCCGCGTGGCAGTTGCGGCACGGCTCCACGGTCACGGACGCCGCTTGGGAGGCGGGATACGAGTCGCTGGAGGGCTTCAGCCGCGCGTTCGCCCGCGCCTACGGTCATCCGCCGAGCGAGACCGTTGCCCGGGCTGGCGACGGCACCTCCAGCACGTGGCTGCCGGCCGCGAACGGCATCCACTTCCACCCGCCCATGCATCTGTGGGTGCACGCCGAGGAGCAGCCGATGAACCCCGTCACCGAACAACAGGTGCGCCACGACCTCGACGACACCCGGGACCTGATCGTGCAGGCCAAGGGTCTGTCGGCAGCGGAATGGAACGAGGTGCGGATGCCCGGCCACACGGTGCTTTCGTGGGATGGCGCGGAGGAGTCGATTGCCGCCGTCCTGCACCGGCAGGTGTTCTCGAAGGAGATCTGGCTGGCGTCGATCGAAGGGCTCGACACCCCGCCGTCCGCCAACCCGTCCGACCCCGCCGAACTGCTCGAACGCCACGACGCCGTGGCGCCACGCTGGCTGGCGACGGTGCGCGACATCGACCGCCGCGGTGCGTGGAACGACCGGCTCGTCGACGCGCTCTGCGACCCGCCGGAGAGCTTCGTGCTGAGCAGCGTGCTCGCGCACGTCCTGACCTACGCCGCCCACCGGCGGCAACTGGCCCGCGTGATGCTGCGCGCCGCCGGAGTCACCACCGATGAGGGCGACCCGATCATGTGGTTGCGCCGCGAACTGGGAGAAGACAAATGACCGTCACCTACTACACCGCCACCACGCTCGACGGCTTCATCGCCGACCCGAACGACTCCCTGGACTGGTTGATGCGCCAGGACCTGGACGAGGCAGGCGCCCAGAACTACGGCGCCTTCATCAAGGACATCGGCGCCCTCGTGATGGGCTCGACGACCTACGAATGGGTGCTCGCCCACAACGAGAGGACCGGCGACGCGTGGTCCTACCCGCAGCCGTCCTGGGTGATGACGTCCCGCGAACTCCCGGTCCCGGACGGCGCCGACGTGCGGTTCGCGCAGGGCGATGTCACCGACATCATCGACGCGGCCCGGGCGGCGGCCGGTGACCTCGGCGTCTGGGTGGTGGGCGGGGGAGACCTCGCCGGACAGTTCGCGGACGCCGGTCTTCTCGACGAAGTGGTGGTCTCGATCGCGCCGGTCACCCTCGGTGCCGGTCGGCCGATCCTCCCGCGCCGACTGGAGTTGAAGCTCGTGGAGACCGCTCAGAACGGGGCCTTCGTGACCGCCCGTTACGAAGTCGATGGTGTGCTCAAGGAGGACCGCCCGTAGACCGCGCACCTTGACAGCAGGGGGGACCCCGGGGGGATGGTGAAGGACCGGCTCTGCACTTCTCGGGAGGAACCGTGCGCCGAACCACCGCCCTCGTCACCACGTCCGTCACTGCACTCGCCCTTGCGCTGGTCGCTCCGGCCAGTGCCGACCCGCCCGCCCCGGACGCGCCGCCCAAGACCCCGGTGGCGGTGGGGCATGGCGGCGCCGTGAGTTCCGTGGACCCCGATGTCTCGGCGATCGGGCTACAGGTCCTCGAACGCGGCGGCAACGCGGTCGACGCGGCCGTCGCGACGGCGGCGGCGCTCGGTGTGACCGAGCCCTACAGTGCCGGGATCGGTGGTGGCGGCTACTTCGTCCACTACGACGCGGCCACCGGTGAGGTCACCACCATCGACGGTCGCGAGACCGCCCCTGCGGCCATGCCGTCCGACGCCTTCATCGATCCGGCGACCGGGGCGCCGTACCCGTTCAGCCCGGACCTGGTCACCAGTGGCGTCTCGGTCGGCGTTCCGGGCACGCCGGCCACGTGGCAGGAGGCCCTCGACCGGTGGGGCAGCCTCTCGCTCAAGGACGCGCTGAAGCCCGCGGCCACCCTGGCGCAGCGTGGCTTCGTCGTCGACGAGACCTTCCACCTGCAGACCGCCGAGAACGCCAACCGCTTCCGCACCTTCTCCAGCACCGCTGACCTCTACCTCGCCGATGGCGTGCCGGCCGTCGGAAGCCTGTTCCGTAACCCCGACCTGGCCAGGACCTACCGACTCCTGGGGGCCCGGGGCACCGATTGGTTCTACGACGGACAATTGGCCGGTGAGATCGCCGAGAACGTCCAGCATCCGCCGTTGAGCGGCGACACCGACCTGCCCGCACCGCCCGGCAGCATGACGACAGGGGACCTCGCCGGCTACGAAGCCCTGGTCCAGCAACCGACCCACGTCTCCTATCGCGGTCACGACGTCTACGGCATGGCGCCGTCCTCCTCCGGCGGTACGACGGTCGGTGAGTCCCTCAACATCCTCGAGCAGTTCGACCTCGCCGCGATGGGCCCCGTCGATGCCGTCCACCACTACCTCGAGTCGACCGCGCTCGCGTTCGCCGACCGCGGGAGGTACGTCGGCGACCCGGCCTACGTCGACGTACCGACCGCGCAGTTGCTCGACGACACCTTCGCCAAGGAGCGGGCCTGTTTGATCGACCCGGCCGTCGCGGCGACGAAGCCGGTGCCCGCCGGCGACGTGACGTCGTACGACGGGGTCTGCGAAGTGGGCGCGGCGGCACCGGCTGCCGACGCCGACACCGAGAACCTCTCGACCACTCACCTGACGACCGCCGATCGCTGGGGCAATGTCGTCGCCTACACGCTGACGATTGAGCAGACCGGCGGGTCGGGGATCGTGGTGCCCGATCGCGGCTTCATCCTCAACAACGAGTTGACCGACTTCAGCACTGTGTACGCCGAGACGGACCCCAACCGGATCCAGCCGGGCAAGCGCCCGCGCAGCTCGATGTCGCCGACGATCGTGCTCCGCGACGGCGAGCCGGTGCTCGCGCTCGGTTCGCCGGGTGGATCGACCATCATCACGACGGTCCTGCAGGTGTTGCTGAACCGGCTCGATCTCGGCATGTCGTTGCCGGACGCGGTCGCTGCTCCACGGGCCTCCCAGCGCAACGGCCCGGTGGTCACAGCGGAGCAGGCCTTCATCGATGCGTACGGCGCCGCGCTGGCCGACTACGGACACACGCTGTCCGTCGCCGGCCCGCCCGGGACCAGCGCATCGGAGATCGGTGCCGTGGCGGCGATCGAGGTTGGGCCCGCGGGTCAGTTGACCGCGGTGGCCGAGCCCACGCGTCGGGGCGGGGGCTCGGCACTGGTCGTCGACCCGGACTGACCCCCACCGCCTACGATTGCGGGGTGAGTACCCCCGCCTGGACCGAGATCACCAGCGACGACGCCCTGAGCGCGTTGCTGGGGGAACCGACGGCAGCGGCCCGGGGCAAGGAACGCTCCACCCTGACCGAGGTCGACCGCGACTGGCTCGCGGCCACGCCGTTCTGCGTGCTCGGCACCGCTGACGCCGAAGGTCGCTGCGACGTGTCGCCGAAGGGCGACCCGGCCGGCCAACTGGTCCACGTCATCGACGACCAGACGATCGCGCTCGCCGAGCGGCCCGGCAACCGTCGCGCAGACGGGTACCGCAACATCCTTGCCAATCCGCACGTCGGGCTGAACTTCCTGATCCCCGGTCGCGGCGACACGTTGCGGATCAACGGACGCGCCCGGCTCGTCAGCGACGCCCCGTTCTTCGACGAGATGGTGGTCAAGGGCCACCGGCCGCTGTTGGCAGTCGTCGTCGAGATCGAGACCGTCTTCTTCCACTGCGCGAAGGCGTTCCTGCGCTCGCAGTTGTGGCAGCCGGAGTCCTGGAACCCCGACGGCAAGGTCCCGCGTCGCGCCGTACTCGCGCACCGCCTGGAGCGTCCCGACACCCCGCTCGAAGAGCTCGACGCCTACTACGGCGAGTCCTACAAGGACGGCCTCTATGGCTGATTTCCCCGAGAGTTACGCCTTCCTCAAGGGCCACGGCACCGAGAACGACTTCGTGCTGCTCCCCGACCACGACGGCACGGTCCACGGCGACCTCGACCCGGCCCGGGTGCGCGCGCTGTGTGACCGCCGTGCCGGCATCGGTGGTGACGGTGTCCTGCGCGTCATCCGCTCCGTCGTCAGCCCGGATGCCGCCGGTCAGAATGCCGAGTGGTTCATGGACTACCGCAACGCCGACGGCTCGATCTCCGAGATGTGCGGCAACGGCATCCGGGTCTTCGGGCGCCACCTCGCGGTCGAGGGCCTGGCCGATCCCTCCGCCCCCGTGCCCGTCGCGACGCGCGACGGCGTGAAGGTGCTGACCTTTGCCGGCGGTGCCGCCGACGGCGAGATCACCGTCGACATGGGTACGCCGAAGGTCCTCGAGGACACCCAGGTGTCGATCGGCGACCAGTCCTGGCCGGCTCTCCACGTCGACATGGGTAACCCCCACGCCGTGGCCTTCCTCGACGCAGGCGCCGACCTCGCCGACATCGGCCCGCTCCTCGAGCCGCCCATCCATGACGACGCCGTCTATCCCCACGGCGTCAACGTCGAGTTCGTCGTACGACGAGGGCCGGGCCACGTGGCCATGCGGGTCCACGAACGCGGCTCCGGCGAGACTCGCTCCTGCGGGACCGGCGCCTGCGCGGTGATGGTGGCCGCCGCTCTCGCCGATGGCGCCGAGCGCGACACCGAGTACCGGATCGACCTCCCCGGCGGGACGCTGCGGATCACCTGGACGACCGACGACCGGATCCTGATGACCGGCCCCGCGGTGATCCTGGCCGAGGGCCGCACCTCACTCTGAGGTTTTGAGGCCGGCCGCGGGCGGCCTCACTCTGAAACCTGTTCCACCGATCGCTAGAGTCCGACGCATGGAACTCACTGGAACCTCCGCCATCGTCACGGGCGGCGCGTCGGGCATTGGTGCCGCGGCCGCTCGCCAGCTCGCTGCCAAGGGCGCGACCGTCGTCGTCGCCGACCTGCAGGCCGACAAGGGCGAGGCCCTTGCTGCCGAGATCAACGGCGTCTTCGCTCAGGTCGACGTCACGAACACCGAGCAGATCGCTGCTGCCGTCAAGGCCGCATCCGACATCGCGCCGCTGCGCGCCGTGGTCAACTCGGCCGGCATCGGCTGGGCGCAGCGCACCATCGGTCGCGACGGCCAGCTCGAGTCGGCCCACTCGCTGGAGGCCTTCACCAAGGTCGTCCACATCAACCTGATCGGCACGTTCGACATGGTTCGCCAGGCGGCGACCGCGATGAGCCTCAACGAGCCCGACGCCGAT includes these proteins:
- a CDS encoding antitoxin; this encodes MSLTDKFKDAKDKATDAVAEHGDKIEAGIDKVAGFVDDKTGGKFSDKIEGATSKAKDALGKVEGDKGEQA
- the miaA gene encoding tRNA (adenosine(37)-N6)-dimethylallyltransferase MiaA; this translates as MPQPFNTSEIPIVALVGPTASGKTALSLDLASALHGEIVNTDAMQVYRGMDIGTAKLPLAERRGIPHHLLDTLEIRDVATVSDFQAWARAAIADLRARAVTPVLVGGSGLYTRVILDQFDFPGTDVVVRERLEAELDQVGAVAMNARLRVLDPVAADRIGDNGRRIVRALEVIELTGEPWSARLPVQEYADPHTVQIGVSIDPAILEERIRQRVQEMFDEGFVAEVEELLDRGLADGRTARVAIGYRQVMAALAGEMSLEEAQERTFTATRKFSRKQMAWWKADPRITWVEYDDPDRVAKALAAVRKIGQAPGS
- a CDS encoding helix-turn-helix domain-containing protein codes for the protein MTTPPPRPGRDRLRELLDAVLDEDNRTLDQMADGAYASPYHFSRVLARDVGEAPVAMRRRVMLERAAWQLRHGSTVTDAAWEAGYESLEGFSRAFARAYGHPPSETVARAGDGTSSTWLPAANGIHFHPPMHLWVHAEEQPMNPVTEQQVRHDLDDTRDLIVQAKGLSAAEWNEVRMPGHTVLSWDGAEESIAAVLHRQVFSKEIWLASIEGLDTPPSANPSDPAELLERHDAVAPRWLATVRDIDRRGAWNDRLVDALCDPPESFVLSSVLAHVLTYAAHRRQLARVMLRAAGVTTDEGDPIMWLRRELGEDK
- a CDS encoding dihydrofolate reductase family protein, whose protein sequence is MTVTYYTATTLDGFIADPNDSLDWLMRQDLDEAGAQNYGAFIKDIGALVMGSTTYEWVLAHNERTGDAWSYPQPSWVMTSRELPVPDGADVRFAQGDVTDIIDAARAAAGDLGVWVVGGGDLAGQFADAGLLDEVVVSIAPVTLGAGRPILPRRLELKLVETAQNGAFVTARYEVDGVLKEDRP
- the ggt gene encoding gamma-glutamyltransferase, which codes for MRRTTALVTTSVTALALALVAPASADPPAPDAPPKTPVAVGHGGAVSSVDPDVSAIGLQVLERGGNAVDAAVATAAALGVTEPYSAGIGGGGYFVHYDAATGEVTTIDGRETAPAAMPSDAFIDPATGAPYPFSPDLVTSGVSVGVPGTPATWQEALDRWGSLSLKDALKPAATLAQRGFVVDETFHLQTAENANRFRTFSSTADLYLADGVPAVGSLFRNPDLARTYRLLGARGTDWFYDGQLAGEIAENVQHPPLSGDTDLPAPPGSMTTGDLAGYEALVQQPTHVSYRGHDVYGMAPSSSGGTTVGESLNILEQFDLAAMGPVDAVHHYLESTALAFADRGRYVGDPAYVDVPTAQLLDDTFAKERACLIDPAVAATKPVPAGDVTSYDGVCEVGAAAPAADADTENLSTTHLTTADRWGNVVAYTLTIEQTGGSGIVVPDRGFILNNELTDFSTVYAETDPNRIQPGKRPRSSMSPTIVLRDGEPVLALGSPGGSTIITTVLQVLLNRLDLGMSLPDAVAAPRASQRNGPVVTAEQAFIDAYGAALADYGHTLSVAGPPGTSASEIGAVAAIEVGPAGQLTAVAEPTRRGGGSALVVDPD
- a CDS encoding pyridoxamine 5'-phosphate oxidase family protein codes for the protein MSTPAWTEITSDDALSALLGEPTAAARGKERSTLTEVDRDWLAATPFCVLGTADAEGRCDVSPKGDPAGQLVHVIDDQTIALAERPGNRRADGYRNILANPHVGLNFLIPGRGDTLRINGRARLVSDAPFFDEMVVKGHRPLLAVVVEIETVFFHCAKAFLRSQLWQPESWNPDGKVPRRAVLAHRLERPDTPLEELDAYYGESYKDGLYG
- the dapF gene encoding diaminopimelate epimerase, with the translated sequence MADFPESYAFLKGHGTENDFVLLPDHDGTVHGDLDPARVRALCDRRAGIGGDGVLRVIRSVVSPDAAGQNAEWFMDYRNADGSISEMCGNGIRVFGRHLAVEGLADPSAPVPVATRDGVKVLTFAGGAADGEITVDMGTPKVLEDTQVSIGDQSWPALHVDMGNPHAVAFLDAGADLADIGPLLEPPIHDDAVYPHGVNVEFVVRRGPGHVAMRVHERGSGETRSCGTGACAVMVAAALADGAERDTEYRIDLPGGTLRITWTTDDRILMTGPAVILAEGRTSL
- a CDS encoding SDR family NAD(P)-dependent oxidoreductase, with the protein product MELTGTSAIVTGGASGIGAAAARQLAAKGATVVVADLQADKGEALAAEINGVFAQVDVTNTEQIAAAVKAASDIAPLRAVVNSAGIGWAQRTIGRDGQLESAHSLEAFTKVVHINLIGTFDMVRQAATAMSLNEPDADGCRGAIVNLASVAAFDGQIGQASYSASKGGVVGMTLPVARDLSAAGIRLNTVAPGLIDTPIYGEGEASDAFKANLGQNVLFPKRLGTPDELASMVIECLTNSYMNGEVVRVDGGIRMPPK